The nucleotide sequence TCGACGGCAAGCCGGTGATGGTGATGGGGCACCAGAAGGGCCGCAACACCAAGGAGAACATGGCGCGCAACTTCGGCATGCCGCGGCCGGAGGGCTACCGCAAGGCGCGCCGGCTGATGGAGCTGGCGGAGCGCTTCGAGAAGCCCATCCTCACCTTCGTGGACACGCCGGGCGCGTACCCGGGCATCGGCGCGGAGGAGCGCGGACAGGCGGAGGCCATCGCCGTCAACCTGGAGGTGATGAGCCGGCTGCGCGTGCCCATCATCTCCACGGTGGTGGGTGAGGGCGGCTCGGGTGGCGCGCTGGCCATCGGCGTGGGCAACCGCGTGCTGATGCTCCAGAACAGCGTCTACTCGGTCATCTCGCCGGAGGGCTGCGCCTCCATCCTCTTCCGCGACGCCAGCAAGGCGGACAAGGCGGCGGACGCGATGAAGCTGACGGCGAGCGACCTGGTCCAGATGAAGATCGTCGACGAGGTCGTCCAGGAGCCCGCGGGTGGCGCTCACCGCGATCCAGCGAAGATGGCGGAGGCGCTGGGCAAGACGCTGCGCAAGCACCTGACCCAGCTGGCCGAGCTGTCGCCCGACGGCCTGGTCAAGGACCGCTACGCGAAGTTCCGCGCGCTCGGTGTGTTCTCCGGGCGTTGAGCCAGCCACCGCTCATTCGAGCCACCACTTCCAGGGCCCCGTCTCCCATGCGACCTCTCGTTCCTTCCTACGTCGAGACGCTCAAGCCGTACGTCCCGGGCAAGCCCATCGAGGAGACCGAGCGCGAGTTCGGGCTCTCGGGCGTCATCAAGCTGGCCTCCAACGAGAACCCGCTGGGGCCCTCCCCGCGGGCGCTCGAGGCGATGCGGAACGCGTCCTCGCAGGTGCATCTGTATCCGGATGCCACGTCCTTCCACCTGGTGCGCCGGCTGGCCGCGTCCCTGGGCGTGCAGCCTCAAGAAGTGGTGCTGGGCAGCGGCTCCAACGAGCTCATCGAGCTGCTCATCCGCACCTTCACCACGCCGGAGGATGAGATCCTCCTGTGCAAGAACTCGTTCTCCGCGTACCGCATCTCCGCGCAGGCCCACGGGCGGCCCTTCGTGGAGGTGCCGATGCGCGAGGGCTACCAGTATGACCTGGAGGCCATGGCGCGCGCGGTGACGCCGCGCACGCGGCTCATCTTCCTGGCCAACCCGGACAACCCCACGGGCACGGCGTTCGGCCGCGAGGCGCTGGAGAAGTTCCTGGCGGCGGTGCCGGCCGAGGTGCTGGTGGCGTACGACGAGGCCTACTTCGAGTTCGTCGACTGGCCCGAGTACGTCAGCGGGGTGGAGCTGTTCCGCCGCCATCCGAACCTGGTCGCACTGCGCACGTTCAGCAAGATCCACGGGCTCGCCGGCATCCGGCTGGGCTACGGGGTGATGGACGCGAAGCTGGCGACGTACGTGCAGCGCACGCGCATGCCCTTCAACCTCACGGTGGTGGCGCAGGCGGCGGGGCTCGCGGCGCTCGAGGACACCGAGCACGTGAAGCGCACGCGCGAGAACAACCGCGAGGGGTTGCGCTACTTCGAGGCGGAGCTGCCCAAGCTGGGAATCACGCTCACCAAGAGCCACGCCAACTTCGTGTTCGCGGACTTCCGCCGCTCGTCCACGGAGCTGTATGAGCTGCTGTTGCGCAAGGGCGTCATCGTCCGGCCGTTCGCGGGCGGCGGCTTCCCCACCTGCCTGCGCATCTCCGTGGGCACCGCGTCGGAGAACGAGCGCTGTGTGCGCGCGCTGAAGGAGGTGCTCGCGTGACGAGCGCTCGCTGCTTCATCGTCGCCATCGACGGTCCCGCGGGCGCGGGCAAGTCCACGGTGTCCAAGCTGCTGGCGCGCAGGCTCGGCTTCAGCCTGGTGGACACGGGCGCCATCTACCGCTGCGTGGCGCTGCTCGCGCGGCGTGAGCGCATCGCCTACGACGACGACGCCCGCCTGGGTGAGCTGCTGGGCCGCGTGCACATCCACTTCCAGGTGGTGGGCGAGGAGAACCGCGTGTTCCTGGGCGACGAGGACGTGTCCGGGGAGATCCGCTCGCCGGAGATCTCCATGGCCGCCTCGCAGGTGTCGGGCCGTCCGGTGGTGCGCGCGGGGCTGCTGCAGCTCCAGCGGCGGCTCGCGCTCGAGTCGAGCAAGGGCTCCATCCTGGAGGGGCGCGACATCGGCACGGTGGTGTTCCCGGACGCGGACGCCAAGTTCTTCCTGGAGGCCAGCCCCGAGGTGCGCGCGCGGCGCCGCTTCGAGGAGCTGTTCCAGAAGGGCGTGGAGAGCAGCCTGGGCGACGTGCTCGCGGACCAGACCAAGCGCGACAAGGACGACTCCGCGCGCGCGGTGGCCCCGCTGAAGGCCGCGGATGACGCCGTCCGCGTGGACTCCAGCAGCCTTCCGCTGTCGGAGGTCGTCCACAACATGGAGGCGGAGATCCTCCGCCGCATGGCCGCGCGAGGGTAGGGGACGGGCCCGGAGCGACGGGCCCGCCGCCGTTCGACGTCAGAAGGTGACGCCCTCCTTCGAGGGGGCGGGCACCACGAGCGACAGTCGGGGCTGCTGGGTTCCCTGGGCGTCGTAGAAGCCGTGGTAGAGGAACAGGTCCGCCACCACCTGCTTCACGTAGCCGCGCGTCTCGCGGAAGGGGATGGACTCCACGAAGAGGTCCAACGGCAGATCGCCGCGCTCCTGGGCCCACTTCGCCGCGGCGGTGGGGCCCGCGTTGTAGGCGGCGGCCGCGAGCACCGGATGCGCGAAGCGCTCCATCAGCCGTGACAGGTACCAGGCGCCGTAGCGGATGTTCCGCTCGGGCGAGAAGAGGTCCGCGGGCGCGGGGGCGGGCTCGGCGAGCTTCTGCGCGATCTCCGTCGCCGTCTTCGGGATGATCTGCATCAGCCCGCGCGCGTCCGCCGCGCTCATCACCTCGGGCTTGAAGGCGCTCTCGCGGCGCATGATGGCCCAGACGAGGAACGGGTCGACCTTGTGCGTGGTCGCCGCCTGCTCCACCGCGTTGGAGAAGGCGCGCGGGTAGAAGGCCGCCAGCGCGTCCGGCTCGCGCGAGCCGAAGGCCCGGCCCCACAGGTGACGCGCCGCCACCGTGTGCGCGTGGCCGAACTCACCCAGGCTCAAGAGCGCGTGCGCGAACGGCAGCGCCTGGTCCGCCGAGCGCAGCCTCGTCACGTGCGACTCCACTTCATCCGCCGCGTCCCGGAAGAGCCCCGCGCGCGTCAGCTCCACCGCGAGCGCGAGCTCGGGCGGACGTGGCAGCTCCAGCGCCAGGGGCGGCTTGGGGAAGCGCGCTGGAGCCGGCCGTCCCAGCTCCTGGAGCCGCTCCGAGGCGAGCAGCGCGTAGAACGACGCCGGTGCCGATGCGATGAGCCGCTCGTACTCCGGCCCCACCACGTCCGCCGTGGCGCCGCCCAGCTCCTGGCTGCGCGCCATCCAGTAGCGGGCCTGGGGCGCGAGGCTGCCCCGGGGGTAGGCCGTCACCAGCGCGTCCAACGCCTCGCGCGCCTTGGCGTGGTCCGCGAGCCGCAGATACGCGAGCGCGCGGAACCACATGCCCTCGTCCCGACGCCGCGAGCGCGTGTAGCGGTCCGCGTGCGCGGTGAAGGACTTCGCGGCCTCCTCGAAGCGGCCCGCCTGCAAATCCAGCCAGCCCGCGAAGAACGCACCTTCCTCGCCCGCCGACTGTGCCGCGTACTTCTTGGCCAGGCCCGCCATCAGCTCCCGGGCCTTGTCGTTGTCATCCGCCCTCAGGGCCCGCCGCGCGACGACCAGCTCCGCCTCCGCGGCCGTCTCCGCCGAGCCCTTGCGCGCCAGCGCCAGCTCCTTGTGCGCCTCCTCGTCGCGCTTCTGCGCGAACAGGCCCTTGGCCCTCAGCAGCGACACCTTCGCCGACTGTTCCTTGCCGAGCTTTTCACCCGCGAGCGCGTCCAGCTCCGCCAGCGCGCGCTGCGAGGCACCTCCGGACAGGAAGCCCTCGGCCCGTCGCGTGCGCTCGGCGAAACCCAGGCGCACCGCGGGGCGACGCTCGGCGAGCGCCTTCAATGCGTCATCGGCATACGGGTGTGTGGGGAAGCGCAGCGCGACCTCCAGCAGGTCCGCCTGCTGGCCCGCGCGGTTGCCCGACTCGCCCCGCGCCTGCGCCCGCTGGAACAGCAGCTCCGGCGTGGGCGTGGCCTTCACCGCCGACTCGAGCACCCCCGCCGCCTGCTTCGCCTTGCCCGCCTTGAGCAGGGATTCACCCAGCCGGGCCCGCGCCCGCGTCACCAGGTCCAGCGGCGCGCCCGGGAGCTCCAGCACCCGCGCGAAGTCGAGCGCGGCGCCCGGTGCGTCCCCGGCGTAGAAGCGGGCCTGGCCCAGGTAGAAGGCGCGATAGGGCTCCAGCAAGGCGGGGGCGGGGTTGGCCGCCAGCATGTCCCGGGCCTCGGCCGCGCGTCCCTCGGAGAGGGCCAGCGTGCCCGCCAGCAGGCCCAGCCGTCCCGCGTCCGCGCAGCGCTTCGCCGCGCACTCGGTCCACTCCCGCTCGGCCAGGGAGGTCGCGTTCGCCTGGTGCAGCCGCACGGCCTCCAGGGTTGTCGGGGATTGTCCGAGGGAAACCCCCAGTGCGCACCCCGCGACCATCCCCATCCAGCTCATGTGGTTCTTCCTTTCACGACGCGGCTTTGCGACCAGCCAACGAGATGCATCCGTCAAGCATTCCCCTCTCACACCAGGGGGGTGGTTTGACAGCCGGCCCGACAAGTCCTAAATCCGCGCGCCATCGGGCCGGTCCGAACTGTTCTTCATCCGCAGCATTCGCTGAAAGCGTTCAGGCGATTACGTGCTCTTGGGTCCGTCGAGTGGACCCATTGCGTCACCCGGGGTGCATCACTACGTTGCGCGGCCGTTGCGCGCTACCCCGGTCCGTCGAAGCCTGGCGGGACCTGTCGTCCGGTAACACTGCTCGTTCACAGCGCTCGGGGGGGAAACAGCACAGAGGGAGGGCTCCATGAAGCCGTGTCCAGCCGATCTGCCGCAAACCATCAATCCCGAGGCCGGGCCGAAGCGTGCCGGCGTCGAGACGCATCGCAATCTGAATTGCCATCAGTACGACAACTGCCTGGATGAGGCGGTGCGTCGTGGGTGGCAGTCCTTCACCTGCATGAAGTGCCCGATGTACCAGCACGTCGCGCCCCCGCAGATGGGGCTCGAGGCGTACGCCACCCAGCGTCGCCCCGTCTGATGCCGCACCGGAGTCGCTTCACCGTGTGAGGGGATGCCCCGTTATGGAGAGGGGCGCCCCACACGGATGTGCCGCCCGTCGTCACTGCACGGCGGCGTAGATGACGGCGACCCA is from Myxococcus fulvus and encodes:
- the cmk gene encoding (d)CMP kinase yields the protein MTSARCFIVAIDGPAGAGKSTVSKLLARRLGFSLVDTGAIYRCVALLARRERIAYDDDARLGELLGRVHIHFQVVGEENRVFLGDEDVSGEIRSPEISMAASQVSGRPVVRAGLLQLQRRLALESSKGSILEGRDIGTVVFPDADAKFFLEASPEVRARRRFEELFQKGVESSLGDVLADQTKRDKDDSARAVAPLKAADDAVRVDSSSLPLSEVVHNMEAEILRRMAARG
- the hisC gene encoding histidinol-phosphate transaminase translates to MRPLVPSYVETLKPYVPGKPIEETEREFGLSGVIKLASNENPLGPSPRALEAMRNASSQVHLYPDATSFHLVRRLAASLGVQPQEVVLGSGSNELIELLIRTFTTPEDEILLCKNSFSAYRISAQAHGRPFVEVPMREGYQYDLEAMARAVTPRTRLIFLANPDNPTGTAFGREALEKFLAAVPAEVLVAYDEAYFEFVDWPEYVSGVELFRRHPNLVALRTFSKIHGLAGIRLGYGVMDAKLATYVQRTRMPFNLTVVAQAAGLAALEDTEHVKRTRENNREGLRYFEAELPKLGITLTKSHANFVFADFRRSSTELYELLLRKGVIVRPFAGGGFPTCLRISVGTASENERCVRALKEVLA
- a CDS encoding acetyl-CoA carboxylase carboxyltransferase subunit alpha, whose product is MATGISYALDFERPLIELEKKIDELKALSTGGSADFTSEISKLEKKAKKLQTEIFSDLTRWQVVQMSRHPARPYFLDYVRFLFTDFVELCGDRHFGEDPSIVGGFARFDGKPVMVMGHQKGRNTKENMARNFGMPRPEGYRKARRLMELAERFEKPILTFVDTPGAYPGIGAEERGQAEAIAVNLEVMSRLRVPIISTVVGEGGSGGALAIGVGNRVLMLQNSVYSVISPEGCASILFRDASKADKAADAMKLTASDLVQMKIVDEVVQEPAGGAHRDPAKMAEALGKTLRKHLTQLAELSPDGLVKDRYAKFRALGVFSGR
- a CDS encoding lytic transglycosylase domain-containing protein; its protein translation is MSWMGMVAGCALGVSLGQSPTTLEAVRLHQANATSLAEREWTECAAKRCADAGRLGLLAGTLALSEGRAAEARDMLAANPAPALLEPYRAFYLGQARFYAGDAPGAALDFARVLELPGAPLDLVTRARARLGESLLKAGKAKQAAGVLESAVKATPTPELLFQRAQARGESGNRAGQQADLLEVALRFPTHPYADDALKALAERRPAVRLGFAERTRRAEGFLSGGASQRALAELDALAGEKLGKEQSAKVSLLRAKGLFAQKRDEEAHKELALARKGSAETAAEAELVVARRALRADDNDKARELMAGLAKKYAAQSAGEEGAFFAGWLDLQAGRFEEAAKSFTAHADRYTRSRRRDEGMWFRALAYLRLADHAKAREALDALVTAYPRGSLAPQARYWMARSQELGGATADVVGPEYERLIASAPASFYALLASERLQELGRPAPARFPKPPLALELPRPPELALAVELTRAGLFRDAADEVESHVTRLRSADQALPFAHALLSLGEFGHAHTVAARHLWGRAFGSREPDALAAFYPRAFSNAVEQAATTHKVDPFLVWAIMRRESAFKPEVMSAADARGLMQIIPKTATEIAQKLAEPAPAPADLFSPERNIRYGAWYLSRLMERFAHPVLAAAAYNAGPTAAAKWAQERGDLPLDLFVESIPFRETRGYVKQVVADLFLYHGFYDAQGTQQPRLSLVVPAPSKEGVTF